A window of the Gossypium hirsutum isolate 1008001.06 chromosome A03, Gossypium_hirsutum_v2.1, whole genome shotgun sequence genome harbors these coding sequences:
- the LOC107908991 gene encoding histone deacetylase 19 isoform X1 yields the protein METGGNSLPSGPDGVKRKVLYFYDPEVGNYYYGQGHPMKPHRIRMTHALLAHYGLLQHMQVHKPVPARDRDLCRFHADDYVNFLHNVTPETQQDQLRQLKRFNVGEDCPVFDGLFSFCQTYAGGSIGGAVKLNHGFCDIAINWAGGLHHAKKCEASGFCYVNDIVLAILELLKQHQRVLYVDIDIHHGDGVEEAFYTTDRVMTVSFHKFGDYFPGTGDIRDIGYSKGKYYSLNVPLDDGIDDEGYQYLFKPIISKVMEVFRPGAVVLQCGADSLSGDRLGCFNLSIKGHAECVKFMRSFNVPLLLLGGGGYTIRNVARCWCYETGVALGVEVDDKMPQHEYYEYFGPDYTLHVSPSNMENKNSRQLLLEIRKKLLDNLSKLEHAPSVQFQERQPDTELTEADEDQDDGDERWNSDSDMDIDEDRKLIIPSRVKREVIEPETKDPVCSMEVQIGTIEQTRGFDTATNETGVDVSPMPIDVPTVKVE from the exons ATGGAAACTGGAGGGAATTCGTTACCTTCGGGGCCTGATGGGGTGAAGAGGAAGGTGCTCTATTTCTATGACCCTGAGGTGGGGAACTACTATTATGGACAAGGTCATCCTATGAAGCCTCACAGGATTCGAATGACTCATGCCCTTTTAGCACACTATGGGCTGCTTCAGCATATGCAAGTTCACAAGCCTGTCCCTGCCAGGGATCGGGATCTTTGCCGCTTCCATGCTGATGATTATGTGAACTTTCTCCACAATGTAACCCCTGAAACACAACAGGATCAGCTCAGGCAGCTCAAGCGCTTTAATGTTGGTGAGGATTGTCCTGTCTTCGATGGCCTTTTCTCTTTCTGTCAAACATATGCAGGTGGGTCTATTGGTGGTGCTGTTAAACTAAACCATGGTTTCTGTGACATTGCCATTAATTGGGCTGGTGGCTTGCATCATGCAAAGAAGTGCGAGGCTTCAGGGTTTTGCTATGTCAATGATATTGTCCTTGCAATTCTGGAACTTCTTAAGCAGCATCAG CGTGTTCTATACGTTGATATTGATATCCACCATGGAGATGGTGTGGAGGAAGCATTCTATACAACTGACAGGGTCATGACCGTTTCATTTCATAAATTTGGGGATTATTTTCCTGGTACAGGTGATATACGTGATATTGGATATTCCAAAGGGAAATACTATTCCCTCAACGTTCCTTTGGATGATGGAATTGATGATGAGGGTTATCAGTACTTGTTTAAGCCAATTATCAGTAAAGTTATGGAAGTTTTTAGGCCTGGGGCTGTGGTCCTTCAATGTGGTGCTGACTCGCTTTCTGGAGATCGGTTGGGGTgtttcaatctttcaatcaaggGCCATGCAGAGTGCGTTAAATTTATGAGATCATTCAACGTTCCATTGTTGCTTCTAGGCGGTGGTGGCTATACCATTCGGAATGTTGCTCGCTGTTGGTGCTATGAG ACAGGAGTTGCACTTGGAGTTGAAGTTGACGACAAGATGCCTCAACACGAGTATTACGAGTATTTTGGTCCTGATTATACTCTTCACGTTTCCCCTAGTAACATGGAAAACAAGAATTCACGCCAGTTACTCCTAGAAATACGCAAGAAACTACTTGACAATCTCTCAAAGCTTGAGCATGCACCAAGTGTCCAGTTTCAAGAACGACAACCTGACACCGAGCTTACTGAG GCTGATGAAGATCAGGATGATGGAGATGAGAGATGGAACTCTGATTCGGACATGGATATTGATGAGGACCG TAAGCTCATCATTCCAAGTAGAGTAAAGAGAGAAGTGATCGAACCAGAGACGAAAGATCCAGTATGCTCTATG GAGGTTCAAATAGGAACTATTGAACAAACTAGAGGATTTGATACTGCAACCAATGAAACT GGTGTAGATGTCAGTCCAATGCCTATTGATGTACCAACTGTGAAAGTTGAGTGA
- the LOC107908991 gene encoding histone deacetylase 19 isoform X2, with translation METGGNSLPSGPDGVKRKVLYFYDPEVGNYYYGQGHPMKPHRIRMTHALLAHYGLLQHMQVHKPVPARDRDLCRFHADDYVNFLHNVTPETQQDQLRQLKRFNVGEDCPVFDGLFSFCQTYAGGSIGGAVKLNHGFCDIAINWAGGLHHAKKCEASGFCYVNDIVLAILELLKQHQRVLYVDIDIHHGDGVEEAFYTTDRVMTVSFHKFGDYFPGTGDIRDIGYSKGKYYSLNVPLDDGIDDEGYQYLFKPIISKVMEVFRPGAVVLQCGADSLSGDRLGCFNLSIKGHAECVKFMRSFNVPLLLLGGGGYTIRNVARCWCYETGVALGVEVDDKMPQHEYYEYFGPDYTLHVSPSNMENKNSRQLLLEIRKKLLDNLSKLEHAPSVQFQERQPDTELTEADEDQDDGDERWNSDSDMDIDEDRKLIIPSRVKREVIEPETKDPVCSMGVDVSPMPIDVPTVKVE, from the exons ATGGAAACTGGAGGGAATTCGTTACCTTCGGGGCCTGATGGGGTGAAGAGGAAGGTGCTCTATTTCTATGACCCTGAGGTGGGGAACTACTATTATGGACAAGGTCATCCTATGAAGCCTCACAGGATTCGAATGACTCATGCCCTTTTAGCACACTATGGGCTGCTTCAGCATATGCAAGTTCACAAGCCTGTCCCTGCCAGGGATCGGGATCTTTGCCGCTTCCATGCTGATGATTATGTGAACTTTCTCCACAATGTAACCCCTGAAACACAACAGGATCAGCTCAGGCAGCTCAAGCGCTTTAATGTTGGTGAGGATTGTCCTGTCTTCGATGGCCTTTTCTCTTTCTGTCAAACATATGCAGGTGGGTCTATTGGTGGTGCTGTTAAACTAAACCATGGTTTCTGTGACATTGCCATTAATTGGGCTGGTGGCTTGCATCATGCAAAGAAGTGCGAGGCTTCAGGGTTTTGCTATGTCAATGATATTGTCCTTGCAATTCTGGAACTTCTTAAGCAGCATCAG CGTGTTCTATACGTTGATATTGATATCCACCATGGAGATGGTGTGGAGGAAGCATTCTATACAACTGACAGGGTCATGACCGTTTCATTTCATAAATTTGGGGATTATTTTCCTGGTACAGGTGATATACGTGATATTGGATATTCCAAAGGGAAATACTATTCCCTCAACGTTCCTTTGGATGATGGAATTGATGATGAGGGTTATCAGTACTTGTTTAAGCCAATTATCAGTAAAGTTATGGAAGTTTTTAGGCCTGGGGCTGTGGTCCTTCAATGTGGTGCTGACTCGCTTTCTGGAGATCGGTTGGGGTgtttcaatctttcaatcaaggGCCATGCAGAGTGCGTTAAATTTATGAGATCATTCAACGTTCCATTGTTGCTTCTAGGCGGTGGTGGCTATACCATTCGGAATGTTGCTCGCTGTTGGTGCTATGAG ACAGGAGTTGCACTTGGAGTTGAAGTTGACGACAAGATGCCTCAACACGAGTATTACGAGTATTTTGGTCCTGATTATACTCTTCACGTTTCCCCTAGTAACATGGAAAACAAGAATTCACGCCAGTTACTCCTAGAAATACGCAAGAAACTACTTGACAATCTCTCAAAGCTTGAGCATGCACCAAGTGTCCAGTTTCAAGAACGACAACCTGACACCGAGCTTACTGAG GCTGATGAAGATCAGGATGATGGAGATGAGAGATGGAACTCTGATTCGGACATGGATATTGATGAGGACCG TAAGCTCATCATTCCAAGTAGAGTAAAGAGAGAAGTGATCGAACCAGAGACGAAAGATCCAGTATGCTCTATG GGTGTAGATGTCAGTCCAATGCCTATTGATGTACCAACTGTGAAAGTTGAGTGA